A window from Drosophila subobscura isolate 14011-0131.10 chromosome O, UCBerk_Dsub_1.0, whole genome shotgun sequence encodes these proteins:
- the LOC117898341 gene encoding LOW QUALITY PROTEIN: importin-9 (The sequence of the model RefSeq protein was modified relative to this genomic sequence to represent the inferred CDS: deleted 1 base in 1 codon) produces the protein MSLQFQNDCGDSVKLAIIEELQNLLSANTNVLQQAEKRIKQLEYTEGYGVYLSEIIMNQSHELPLRQIAIVMLTRYVENHWTDVNAEGLKNDKANSCMASEQAKRTIRNILPNGLYDPNSKIRSSVAHTISTIASTDYPHGWTELFDIIVKCLGGNEDSIHGAMQVLQDFTYDVEQIKELGPVVIPEVYRIFDSEQNYSIKTRVSAIRILKPLFTSIAALITDKQEQATMMNSILNNFMDKLLHYLSMNSGAGSNFLLRSEIIKVFTHVVSDCSKYINPFMERILPIIWQLLTQIAETYVKVSVNQTEPNPLPSGDNEDDDEQTNFQTLIIQILEFINCIVTCSKLRGCIKNVLADLIYITIVYIQLSEEQLEDWQEDPEKFVDDEDDGGVELTVRMCGRDVLLAINDEFGAKAIQPLQEALGRHFSVAEAEKAANNPNWWKIQEACMDAVHGFRDIILEGDSKFDLLNYLTIVRNLLVHQESPHLVGRALWTLSTYSKSELYNPQMVAEILDVTLCSLSPEKTHILRISAVRTLHGFLQANEATEGEKRTLLVSKLPGFFDGIMALVSGCKATVLALLMEALTVMIQFDADFAYAVHGKVTPLAIAVFLKYAEDPYVLENVQDLIKALCQRKQCLVLLQEKFIPTIVSILGLPEKHNTEKQDIALDVLNTIVKYTEPPLSSALLETAFPAVMNCLLHTDDHAVMLAGGECLRSFINVSPGQICSYNNGEGVNCIMQVVATVLLNPMNSEMTAAGQIGRLVITIITKMGSMLGPNVDMLLKAVISKMQNLECLKVIMNLVLIFAHLFLTQMDAVLNFLSTVPGPNGEPAMQFVLSNWLSRQNSFFGMYERKVTTMALCKLFEYGVATQDNRLTSITYKELVEDPNDSRRRTRSVAAATQKWATIPALVKIFKVLMSEYQHFQESKTDEPLTDTDDEEGEVEDEATSSAQSRFISDLYVEYDKDNVEDELLLKELLKETNYTGDIAENLQKFLTNFTQNEHFPSFYEHLNEAERLILHNKLQQK, from the exons ATGTCGCTTCAATTTCAAAACGACTGCGGCGATTCGGTCAAACTGGCCATcatcgaggagctgcagaaCCTTCTCAGCGCGAACACCAAcgtgctgcagcaggcggagaAGCGAATAAAGCAGCTGGAATACACGGAAG GCTATGGCGTCTACCTGTCCGAGATCATAATGAATCAGTCGCAcgagctgccgctgcggcagatAGCGATCGTTATGCTGACCCGCTACGTGGAGAACCACTGGACGGATGTGAACGCGGAGGGCCTGAAGAACGACAAGGCGAACAGCTGCATGGCCAGCGAGCAGGCC AAGCGCACCATTCGCAACATATTGCCCAACGGGCTGTACGATCCTAACTCCAAGATACGCTCCTCTGTGGCCCACACCATATCCACCATTGCCTCCACCGACTATCCGCACGGCTGGACGGAGTTGTTCGACATCATTGTAAAGTGTTTGGGCGGCAACGAGGACTCTATTCACGGTGCCATGCAGGTGCTGCAGGATTTCACCTACGACGTGGAGCAGATCAAGGAACTGGGTCCCGTCGTCATTCCCGAGGTGTATCGCATCTTTGACTCGGAACAGAACTACTCCATCAAGACGCGCGTCTCGGCCATACGCATCCTGAAGCCTCTGTTCACCTCCATTGCGGCTCTGATCACCGACAAACAGGAGCAGGCGACGATGATGAACTCCATCCTCAACAATTTCATGGACAAGCTGTTGCACTACCTCAGCATGAATAGCGGAGCGGGCTCCAATTTCCTGCTACGCTCAGAGATTATCAAGG TCTTCACGCACGTGGTGAGCGATTGCTCAAAGTACATCAATCCGTTCATGGAGCGCATACTGCCCATCATCTGGCAGCTGCTCACGCAGATAGCCGAGACGTATGTGAAGGTGTCCGTGAACCAGACAGAGCCCAATCCCCTGCCCAGCGGCGACaacgaggacgatgacgagcAGACCAACTTCCAAACGCTCATCATCCAGATCCTCGAGTTCATCAACTGCATCGTCACCTGCAGCAAGCTGCGGGGATGCATCAAGAACGTGCTGGCAGATCTCATCTACATCACCATCGTGTACATTCAGTTgagcgaggagcagctggaggactGGCAGGAGGATCCCGAGAAGTTTgtcgacgacgaggatgacgGCGGCGTGGAGCTGACGGTGCGCATGTGCGGCCGCGATGTTCTGCTGGCCATCAACGATGAGTTCGGGGCGAAGGCCATACAGCCACTGCAGGAGGCGCTGGGCAGGCACTTCAGCGTGGCCGAGGCGGAGAAGGCGGCCAACAATCCCAACTGGTGGAAGATCCAGGAGGCCTGCATGGACGCCGTGCACGGCTTTCGTGACATCATACTCGAGGGCGACTCCAAGTTTGATCTCCTCAACTATCTGACCATCGTGCGGAATCTTCTCGTGCACCAGGAGTCGCCCCACCTGGTGGGTCGCGCTCTCTGGACCCTCAGCACCTACTCCAAGTCGGAGCTGTACAACCCCCAGATGGTGGCCGAGATCCTTGACGTTACACTGTGCAGCCTGTCGCCGGAGAAGACTCACATCCTGCGGATCAGTGCAGTGCGCACGCTGCACGGCTTCCTGCAGGCCAACGAAGCGACCGAGGGCGAGAAACGCACGCTGCTGGTGTCCAAGCTGCCGGGTTTCTTTGACGGCATCATGGCTCTGGTCTCGGGCTGCAAGGCCACTGTCCTGGCCCTGCTCATGGAGGCACTTACGGTCATGATTCAG TTTGATGCAGACTTTGCGTATGCCGTTCACGGCAAGGTTACTCCGCTGGCCATCGCCGTCTTTCTCAAGTATGCCGAGGACCCGTACGTGCTGGAGAACGTGCAGGATCTGATCAAAGCCCTCTGCCAGCGTAAGCAgtgcctggtgctgctgcaggagaagtTCATTCCGACCATCGTGAGCATCCTGGGGCTGCCGGAGAAGCACAACACCGAGAAGCAGGACATTGCCCTGGACGTACTCAACACGATTGTCAAGTACACGGAGCCGCCGCTGAGCAGCGCACTGCTGGAGACAGCCTTTCCGGCCGTCATGAACTGCCTTCTGCACACGGACGATCACGCGGTGATGCTGGCCGGCGGCGAGTGCCTGCGCAGCTTCATCAACGTCTCGCCCGGCCAGATATGCAGCTACAATAACGGCGAGGGCGTCAACTGCATCATGCAGGTGGTGGCCACCGTCCTGCTCAATCCCATGAACAGCGAGATGACGGCTGCCGGGCAGATCGGGCGTCTGGTCATCACGATCATCACCAAAATGGGCAGCATGCTCGGCCCGAATGTGGACATGCTGCTGAAGGCTGTGATCAGCAAAATGCAGAACCTGGAGTGCCTTAAGGTGATCATGAATCTGGTCCTAATCTTCGCCCATCTCTTCCTCACCCAAATGGACGCCGTGCTCAACTTCCTGTCCACTGTGCCGGGGCCAAACGGGGAGCCTGCCATGCAGTTTGTCCTCTCCAACTGGCTGTCGCGCCAGAACTCCTTCTTCGGCATGTACGAGCGCAAGGTCACCACCATGGCCCTCTGCAAGCTGTTCGAGTATGGCGTGGCCACGCAGGACAATCGCCTGACGAGCATCACCTACAAGGAGCTGGTGGAGGATCCCAACGATTCGCGCAGGCGCACCCGCTCCGTGGCCGCCGCTACGCAGAAGTGGGCCACGATTCCTGCCCTCGTGAAGATCTTCAAGGTGCTGATGTCCGAGTACCAGCACTTCCAGGAGAGTAAGACGGACGAGCCGCTCACCGACACCGACGACGAGGAGGGCGAGGTCGAAGACGAGGCCACCAGCTCGGCCCAGTCGCGTTTCATCTCCGACCTGTACGTGGAATACGACAAGGATAATGTAGAggacgagctgctgctcaaggagctgctcaaggagaCCAACTACACGGGCGACATTGCCGAGAATCTGCAGAAATTCCTCACCAACTTCACACAAAACGAACACTTTCCCAGCTTCTACGAGCATCTCAACGAGGCGGAGCGTCTCATTCTGCacaacaagctgcagcagaagtAG
- the LOC117898362 gene encoding D-aminoacyl-tRNA deacylase isoform X2: protein MRAVIQRVRAAKVTVLDELVSSIGPGLCVLVGIKATDTATDVEFL, encoded by the exons ATGCGGGCCGTTATACAGCGAGTGAGAGCCGCAAAGGTTACGG TGCTGGATGAGCTGGTCTCCTCCATCGGGCCGGGACTGTGTGTGCTGGTTGGAATTAAGGCGActgacacagccacagatgtGGAGTTTCTGTAG
- the LOC117898349 gene encoding neither inactivation nor afterpotential protein G isoform X2, whose product MGQHFQKILIVGGIVIGLLSGLAMMVCSLLKESIPNVLAPEERQFAFDYVIVGAGTGGSTLTSLLAKHSNGSVLLIEAGSAFGLLSRIPLLTTFQQKGINDWSFLSVPQRHSARGLIEQRQCLPRGKGLGGSANLNYMLHFDGHGPDFDAWHQLHNLSDWSWAHMGPFMAAATPKPCDMYEIPRGYSKLTEALDDAQSEFTHKPWVFRRSRYNIKNGLRHSVVQQFLQPVLKHSNLRLLPEALVKRIQLSSSPTMRASSVLVGLKDADNRELEFSIEVRRELILCAGAYQTPQLLQASGIGNSTTLAKLRIPVQLHSPLVGRNLHDHLNLPLFVSMGVVAPSLNQRTLLSPMSVFNFLSSGTGPFGNFGVLGHVASHEEPSPFGVTFFGAGAIDEAALMSISNFKAAAFRALFPRHHNASQEGFVVISSCLQPKSRGSVGLLNKHMRRNPLIDPNHLSHEDDVACTIAAIRSAVKLVTSSSLAQLRPFIHWPKLQECSNFGPFERDFREQRPSDEYLECLMRHIGLSSHHPGGSCALGTVLDSQLRLLGVPNIRVVDASVLPRPISGNPNTVIAAIAMRAASWMLKSELQEGSRRQ is encoded by the exons ATGGGACAGCATTTCCAAA AGATCTTGATTGTTGGAGGCATTGTGATTGGCCTGCTGTCTGGTTTGGCCATGATGGTCTGCAGCCTGCTAAAGGAATCCATACCGAATGTTTTGGCGCCAGAGGAGCGACAGTTTGCGTTTGACTACGTGATTG TTGGGGCTGGAACTGGGGGCAGCACTCTCACCTCGCTGCTGGCAAAGCACAGCAATGGCAGCGTTCTGCTTATTGAAGCCGGCAGCGCCTTTGGGCTGCTCAGCCGGATTCCCCTGCTGACCACCTTCCAGCAGAAGGGCATCAACGACTGGTCGTTTCTCTCAGTGCCCCAGCGGCACTCCGCCCGGGGTCTCATCGAGCAGCGCCAGTGCCTGCCGCGGGGCAAGGGTCTCGGGGGTTCCGCCAACCTCAACTACATGCTCCACTTCGACGGGCACGGCCCGGACTTTGACGCCTGGCACCAGCTGCACAACCTGAGCGACTGGAGCTGGGCGCACATGGGCCCCTTCATGGCGGCCGCCACACCCAAGCCCTGCGACATGTACGAAATACCTCGAGGCTACTCGAAGCTGACGGAGGCGCTCGACGATGCCCAGAGCGAGTTCACGCACAAGCCTTGGGTGTTTCGTCGCTCGCGCTACAACATCAAGAACGGACTCCGGCACTCGGTGGTGCAGCAGTTCCTGCAGCCCGTGCTGAAGCATTCCaatctgcggctgctgcccgAGGCACTGGTCAAGCGGATACAACTTTCGTCTAGCCCCACGATGCGCGCCAGCTCCGTTCTGGTGGGCTTGAAGGATGCGGACAACAGGGAGCTGGAATTCAGCATCGAGGTGCGACGCGAGCTGATCCTTTGCGCCGGCGCCTACCAGACGCCACAGCTGCTACAGGCCTCTGGCATCGGCAACAGCACAACGCTGGCCAAGCTGAGGATTCCCGTGCAGCTCCACTCCCCGCTGGTGGGTCGGAATCTCCACGATCACTTGAATTTGCCGCTCTTTGTCTCGATGGGTGTCGTCGCGCCCAGCCTCAACCAGCGCACGCTCCTCAGTCCCATGAGCGTGTTCAACTTTCTCAGCTCGGGCACGGGACCCTTTGGCAACTTTGGAGTGCTGGGGCATGTGGCTAGCCACGAGGAGCCCTCGCCCTTTGGCGTCACGTTCTTTGGCGCCGGGGCCATAGACGAGGCTGCCCTCATGTCCATTTCCAATTTCAAGGCTGCCGCGTTTCGGGCGCTCTTTCCGCGGCACCACAATGCCTCGCAGGAGGGATTTGTTGTGATCTCCAGCTGCCTACAGCCAAAGTCTCGGGGCTCGGTGGGACTCCTCAACAAGCACATGCGAAGGAATCCCCTGATCGATCCAAACCATCTCAGCCACGAGGATGATGTGGCCTGCACCATTGCGGCCATTCGAAGTGCTGTAAAG TTGGTCACCTCATCCTCGCTTGCACAGCTGCGTCCTTTTATACACTGGCCAAAGCTGCAGGAGTGCTCAAACTTTGGTCCCTTTGAGAGGGATTTCCGCGAGCAGCGGCCCTCGGATGAGTATTTGGAGTGTCTAATGCGTCACATTGGCTTGAGTTCGCATCATCCGGGCGGCAGTTGTGCTCTGGGCACTGTGCTGGACTCACAACTCAG ATTGCTGGGTGTGCCCAACATTCGTGTGGTGGATGCCAGCGTGCTGCCACGTCCCATTTCGGGGAATCCCAATACAGTCATCGCCGCCATTGCCATGCGTGCCGCCTCGTGGATGCTGAAGAGCGAGCTGCAAGAGGGCAGTCGCCGCCAATGA
- the LOC117898361 gene encoding probable ribosome biogenesis protein RLP24, whose protein sequence is MRIETCYFCSSKIYPGHGVNFVRNDCKIFKFCRGKCHKAFKRKKNPRKVGWTKAHRKTAGKELAIDPSFEFEKRRNVPVKYSRETWQKALEAIKKVTEIKQRRQDHFVMERLRKGRDIEIQMDVKNVQRNMSLIRSPAAGLKERRAKEEAEEAALMDEEDLPEEKITYVDARELEKRLEEGMGIEDLEMLEA, encoded by the exons ATGCGCATTGAAACGTGTTACTTTTGCTCCAGCAAAATATATCCCGGCCACGGGGTGAATTTCGTACGAAATGACTGCAAG ATCTTTAAGTTCTGTCGTGGAAAGTGCCACAAGGCCTTCAAACGCAAGAAGAACCCACGCAAGGTAGGCTGGACTAAGGCACATCGCAAGACTGCTGGCAAGGAGTTGGCCATCGATCCCAGTTTTGAGTTCGAGAAGCGTCGCAATGTACCCGTCAAATACAGCCGCGAGACCTGGCAGAAGGCCCTGGAAGCCATCAAGAAGGTCACGGAGATCAAGCAGCGTCGCCAGGATCACTTTGTCATGGAGCGTCTGCGCAAGGGCCGAGATATTGAGATCCAGATGGACGTCAAGAATGTGCAACGTAACATGTCGCTGATTCGTTCGCCAGCCGCTGGCCTCAAGGAGCGTCGTGCTAAGGAAGAGGCCGAGGAGGCGGCTCTCATGGACGAGGAGGATCTGCCCGAAGAGAAGATCACCTATGTGGACGCACGCGAGTTGGAGAAGCGTCTCGAggagggaatgggaatcgaGGATTTGGAAATGTTGGAAGCCTAA
- the LOC117898362 gene encoding D-aminoacyl-tRNA deacylase isoform X1 codes for MRAVIQRVRAAKVTVLDELVSSIGPGLCVLVGIKATDTATDVEFLVRKILALRLFEDEGKRWQKSAKDLQLEILCISQFTLYHRLKGNKPDFSAAMKGDDAQKLYKHFLDRLKQSYDSSKIKDGKFGANMQVHIENDGPVTINLESPDSKQPDDCVDN; via the exons ATGCGGGCCGTTATACAGCGAGTGAGAGCCGCAAAGGTTACGG TGCTGGATGAGCTGGTCTCCTCCATCGGGCCGGGACTGTGTGTGCTGGTTGGAATTAAGGCGActgacacagccacagatgtGGAGTTTCT GGTGCGCAAGATACTCGCTCTGCGGCTGTTCGAGGACGAAGGCAAGCGGTGGCAGAAGTCGGCAAAGGACCTGCAGCTCGAGATTCTCTGCATCTCGCAGTTCACATTATATCACCGACTGAAAGGCAACAAGCCCGATTTTTCGGCTGCCATGAAAGGAGACGACGCCCAGAAGCTGTACAAACATTTTCTGGATCGCCTCAAGCAGTCTtacgacagcagcaaaattaAAG ATGGCAAATTCGGAGCGAACATGCAGGTGCATATTGAAAACGACGGCCCCGTTACGATCAACCTGGAATCACCGGACAGCAAGCAGCCGGACGACTGCGTCGACAACTGA
- the LOC117898349 gene encoding neither inactivation nor afterpotential protein G isoform X1, which yields MGQHFQKILIVGGIVIGLLSGLAMMVCSLLKESIPNVLAPEERQFAFDYVIVGAGTGGSTLTSLLAKHSNGSVLLIEAGSAFGLLSRIPLLTTFQQKGINDWSFLSVPQRHSARGLIEQRQCLPRGKGLGGSANLNYMLHFDGHGPDFDAWHQLHNLSDWSWAHMGPFMAAATPKPCDMYEIPRGYSKLTEALDDAQSEFTHKPWVFRRSRYNIKNGLRHSVVQQFLQPVLKHSNLRLLPEALVKRIQLSSSPTMRASSVLVGLKDADNRELEFSIEVRRELILCAGAYQTPQLLQASGIGNSTTLAKLRIPVQLHSPLVGRNLHDHLNLPLFVSMGVVAPSLNQRTLLSPMSVFNFLSSGTGPFGNFGVLGHVASHEEPSPFGVTFFGAGAIDEAALMSISNFKAAAFRALFPRHHNASQEGFVVISSCLQPKSRGSVGLLNKHMRRNPLIDPNHLSHEDDVACTIAAIRSAVKLVTSSSLAQLRPFIHWPKLQECSNFGPFERDFREQRPSDEYLECLMRHIGLSSHHPGGSCALGTVLDSQLRLLGVPNIRVVDASVLPRPISGNPNTVIAAIAMRAASWMLKSELQEGSRRQ from the exons ATGGGACAGCATTTCCAAA AGATCTTGATTGTTGGAGGCATTGTGATTGGCCTGCTGTCTGGTTTGGCCATGATGGTCTGCAGCCTGCTAAAGGAATCCATACCGAATGTTTTGGCGCCAGAGGAGCGACAGTTTGCGTTTGACTACGTGATTG TTGGGGCTGGAACTGGGGGCAGCACTCTCACCTCGCTGCTGGCAAAGCACAGCAATGGCAGCGTTCTGCTTATTGAAGCCGGCAGCGCCTTTGGGCTGCTCAGCCGGATTCCCCTGCTGACCACCTTCCAGCAGAAGGGCATCAACGACTGGTCGTTTCTCTCAGTGCCCCAGCGGCACTCCGCCCGGGGTCTCATCGAGCAGCGCCAGTGCCTGCCGCGGGGCAAGGGTCTCGGGGGTTCCGCCAACCTCAACTACATGCTCCACTTCGACGGGCACGGCCCGGACTTTGACGCCTGGCACCAGCTGCACAACCTGAGCGACTGGAGCTGGGCGCACATGGGCCCCTTCATGGCGGCCGCCACACCCAAGCCCTGCGACATGTACGAAATACCTCGAGGCTACTCGAAGCTGACGGAGGCGCTCGACGATGCCCAGAGCGAGTTCACGCACAAGCCTTGGGTGTTTCGTCGCTCGCGCTACAACATCAAGAACGGACTCCGGCACTCGGTGGTGCAGCAGTTCCTGCAGCCCGTGCTGAAGCATTCCaatctgcggctgctgcccgAGGCACTGGTCAAGCGGATACAACTTTCGTCTAGCCCCACGATGCGCGCCAGCTCCGTTCTGGTGGGCTTGAAGGATGCGGACAACAGGGAGCTGGAATTCAGCATCGAGGTGCGACGCGAGCTGATCCTTTGCGCCGGCGCCTACCAGACGCCACAGCTGCTACAGGCCTCTGGCATCGGCAACAGCACAACGCTGGCCAAGCTGAGGATTCCCGTGCAGCTCCACTCCCCGCTGGTGGGTCGGAATCTCCACGATCACTTGAATTTGCCGCTCTTTGTCTCGATGGGTGTCGTCGCGCCCAGCCTCAACCAGCGCACGCTCCTCAGTCCCATGAGCGTGTTCAACTTTCTCAGCTCGGGCACGGGACCCTTTGGCAACTTTGGAGTGCTGGGGCATGTGGCTAGCCACGAGGAGCCCTCGCCCTTTGGCGTCACGTTCTTTGGCGCCGGGGCCATAGACGAGGCTGCCCTCATGTCCATTTCCAATTTCAAGGCTGCCGCGTTTCGGGCGCTCTTTCCGCGGCACCACAATGCCTCGCAGGAGGGATTTGTTGTGATCTCCAGCTGCCTACAGCCAAAGTCTCGGGGCTCGGTGGGACTCCTCAACAAGCACATGCGAAGGAATCCCCTGATCGATCCAAACCATCTCAGCCACGAGGATGATGTGGCCTGCACCATTGCGGCCATTCGAAGTGCTGTAAAG TTGGTCACCTCATCCTCGCTTGCACAGCTGCGTCCTTTTATACACTGGCCAAAGCTGCAGGAGTGCTCAAACTTTGGTCCCTTTGAGAGGGATTTCCGCGAGCAGCGGCCCTCGGATGAGTATTTGGAGTGTCTAATGCGTCACATTGGCTTGAGTTCGCATCATCCGGGCGGCAGTTGTGCTCTGGGCACTGTGCTGGACTCACAACTCAG ATTGCTGGGTGTGCCCAACATTCGTGTGGTGGATGCCAGCGTGCTGCCACGTCCCATTTCGGGGAATCCCAATACAGTCATCGCCGCCATTGCCATGCGTGCCGCCTCGTGGATGCTGAAGAGCGAGCTGCAAGAGGGCAGTCGCCGCCAA TGA
- the LOC117898350 gene encoding LOW QUALITY PROTEIN: sodium-coupled monocarboxylate transporter 1 (The sequence of the model RefSeq protein was modified relative to this genomic sequence to represent the inferred CDS: inserted 1 base in 1 codon): MHNIEEILVELQRFSWPDYVAFVAMFLLCICIGIYFGFMNKSVSEADYMLGGRKMLVIPIAFSLVASFISGITLLGLPTEVYSYGVQYLYVAFGVVGMGIVMGVFYLPVFHDLNITSTYEYLEVRFDRRLRLYGSIMFAVMNVAYLPIVIYVPALAFNQVTGIGVHTITPIVCIICVFYTSLGGLKAVVWTDVVQAVSMLGALCLVAIKGSIDIGGVSVVLERAWNTDRLEAPDLSIDPTVRHTFWCLFFGGIVYWTQTNAVSQNMIQRYLALPTLADARKALFIFCVGVLILMALCGYNGLLIYATYQNCDPLTTKLAKARDQLLPLFVMDTLGELPGMTGLFIAGVFSAALSSLSTCLNSMSAVVLEDFVKPYVKQPLSSSSINWIMRLVVVGVGALCVCLVYVVEHMGTVLQLTMSLEAITNGPLFGIFTIGLFXPWINGNSALLGGIMGVIAMSWVSLNAQWAIASGAISYNTKPLNIEQCDYRFNLTATSAANSSLHLAGSATEDIFPLYRISYMWYTTFGASITIIVALLGSLAFGRNNPNKVDPVLLTPCIRRFFSFGSDKPLDAYKPDIPLQHKLRNDEVAL; the protein is encoded by the exons ATGCACAACATTGAGGAGATACTCGTCGAGCTGCAGCGGTTCTCGTGGCCAGATTATGTGGCATTTGTGGCCATGTTCCTGCTATGCATCTGCATTGGCATCTACTTCGGCTTCATGAACAAGTCCGTCTCCGAGGCGGACTACATGCTCGGCGGTCGCAAGATGCTGGTGATTCCCATTGCCTTCTCCCTGGTGGCCAGCTTCATATCGGGCATCACGCTCCTCGGACTGCCCACCGAGGTGTATTCCTATGGCGTGCAGTACCTCTACGTGGCCTTCGGCGTCGTCGGCATGGGCATTGTGATGGGCGTGTTCTATCTGCCGGTTTTCCACGATCTAAACATAACATCCACCTACGAG TATCTGGAAGTTCGTTTCGATCGCCGCCTGCGCCTCTACGGCTCCATTATGTTTGCGGTTATGAAT GTCGCCTATCTGCCCATCGTGATTTACGTGCCGGCGCTGGCCTTCAACCAGGTGACGGGCATTGGTGTGCACACCATCACGCCGATTGTGTGCATCATTTGTGTGTTCTACACGAGCCTCGGTGGGCTCAAGGCGGTGGTTTGGACGGACGTGGTGCAGGCGGTGTCCATGCTGGGCGCCCTCTGCCTGGTGGCCATCAAGGGCAGCATTGACATAGGCGGTGTGAGCGTTGTGCTGGAGCGAGCCTGGAACACTGATCGCCTGGAGGCGCCCGA CCTCAGCATTGATCCCACAGTTCGTCACACGTTCTGGTGCCTGTTCTTTGGCGGCATTGTGTACTGGACACAGACGAATGCCGTCTCCCAGAACATGATCCAGCGATACCTCGCACTGCCCACGCTCGCAGACGCGCGCAAGGCTCTGTTCATCTTCTGCGTGGGTGTCCTCATCCTGATGGCCCTGTGCGGCTACAATGGACTGCTCATCTATGCCACCTACCAGAACTGTGATCCGCTCACTACCAAG CTGGCAAAGGCTCGGGATCAACTGCTGCCGCTCTTTGTGATGGACACGCTGGGCGAATTGCCCGGCATGACGGGCCTCTTCATAGCAGGCGTCTTCAGTGCTGCCCTCAGCTCGCTCTCCACCTGCCTCAACTCCATGTCGGCGGTGGTGCTGGAGGACTTTGTGAAGCCCTACGTTAAGCAGCCGCTCTCCAGCTCGTCCATCAACTGGATCATGCGCCTGGTGGTCGTCGGTGTGGGTGCCCTCTGCGTCTGCCTCGTCTATGTGGTGGAGCACATGGGCACAGTCCTGCAGCTGACCATGAGCCTGGAGGCCATCACAAATGGCCCGCTCTTTGGCATCTTTACCATTGGCCTGT TGCCTTGGATCAATGGAAAT AGCGCTCTTTTGGGCGGCATCATGGGCGTCATAGCCATGTCCTGGGTAAGCCTCAATGCCCAGTGGGCCATTGCCTCGGGTGCCATTAGCTACAACACGAAGCCGCTCAACATTGAGCAGTGCGACTACAGATTCAATCTCACCGCCACGAGTGCGGCCAACAGCAGTCTCCATCTGGCAGGATCAGCCACAGA GGACATCTTTCCACTGTACCGCATCTCGTACATGTGGTACACAACCTTCGGCGCTTCGATCACCATTATTGTGGCGCTGCTCGGCTCCCTGGCGTTTGGCAGAAACAATCCGAACAAAGTTGATCCCGTACTGCTGACACCCTGCATACGAAGGTTCTTTAGCTTTGGCTCTGACAAGCCACTG GATGCCTACAAACCCGACATTCCACTACAGCACAAGCTCCGAAACGATGAGGTGGCACTCTGA